A window of the Streptomyces sp. Ag109_O5-10 genome harbors these coding sequences:
- a CDS encoding peptidylprolyl isomerase, protein MSDNVYFDISINNEPAGRIVFNLFDDVVPDTARNFRELATGQHGFGYAGSGFHRIIPQFMLQGGDFTRGDGTGGKSIFGEKFKDENFQLKHDRKYLLSMANAGPNTNGSQFFVTTVVTPWLDGKHVVFGEVVEGQDIVDKIEGYGSQSGTPKAKVEITASGTV, encoded by the coding sequence ATGAGCGACAACGTTTATTTCGACATCTCGATCAACAACGAGCCGGCCGGCCGGATCGTGTTCAACCTGTTCGACGACGTGGTGCCCGACACGGCCCGCAACTTCCGTGAGCTCGCCACCGGACAGCACGGCTTCGGGTACGCCGGTTCCGGCTTCCACCGGATCATCCCCCAGTTCATGCTCCAGGGCGGTGACTTCACCCGCGGTGACGGAACCGGCGGCAAGAGCATCTTCGGCGAGAAGTTCAAGGACGAGAACTTCCAGCTCAAGCACGACCGCAAGTACCTGCTGAGCATGGCCAACGCGGGCCCGAACACCAACGGCTCGCAGTTCTTCGTCACCACCGTCGTGACGCCCTGGCTGGACGGCAAGCACGTGGTCTTCGGTGAGGTCGTCGAGGGCCAGGACATCGTCGACAAGATCGAGGGCTACGGCTCCCAGAGCGGTACCCCCAAGGCCAAGGTCGAGATCACGGCGAGCGGCACCGTCTGA
- a CDS encoding PP2C family protein-serine/threonine phosphatase, whose product MPRKRATDDDELLARLRSLTAQARERAEYQRSQVELAVALQRGMLPRDLPDTPGCHLAVRYAPACFGLNVGGDWYDAFTLPDGRIGLSIGDVQGHNIEAAAFMGQVRAALRALATVTGGPGELLARTNDLLASLGGDLFATCTFMRLDPDTGVLESARAGHVPFVWATADGKSGLGEDECGPPLGIEPGTEYPVARHRLTTGGVVVLLTDGVVEGPSMPIEEGLDQVVRLAGLAAVAGLEAQSLAAAVIKGAERVGHEDDAAVLVMGHDDPPAAAP is encoded by the coding sequence ATGCCCCGCAAGCGCGCAACGGACGACGACGAGCTGCTGGCCAGACTGAGGTCGCTCACCGCCCAGGCACGCGAGCGGGCCGAGTACCAGCGTTCCCAGGTGGAGCTGGCCGTCGCCCTCCAGCGCGGCATGCTGCCCCGGGACCTGCCCGACACCCCCGGCTGCCACCTGGCCGTCCGGTACGCGCCCGCCTGCTTCGGGCTCAACGTGGGCGGCGACTGGTACGACGCCTTCACCCTGCCCGACGGCCGCATCGGCCTGTCCATCGGCGACGTCCAGGGACACAACATCGAGGCGGCCGCCTTCATGGGCCAGGTCCGGGCGGCCCTGCGGGCGCTCGCCACAGTGACCGGCGGGCCCGGCGAACTGCTCGCCCGCACCAACGACCTCCTGGCGTCCCTGGGCGGTGACCTCTTCGCGACCTGCACCTTCATGCGGCTCGACCCGGATACCGGGGTGCTGGAGAGTGCCCGGGCCGGCCACGTGCCGTTCGTGTGGGCCACCGCCGACGGAAAGTCCGGCCTCGGAGAGGACGAGTGCGGCCCGCCGCTGGGCATCGAACCGGGCACCGAGTACCCCGTCGCCCGCCACCGGCTCACCACCGGCGGCGTGGTCGTGCTGCTCACGGACGGGGTGGTGGAGGGGCCGTCGATGCCCATCGAGGAGGGGCTCGACCAGGTGGTGCGGCTCGCGGGCCTCGCCGCCGTGGCCGGCCTCGAGGCGCAGTCCCTGGCCGCCGCCGTCATCAAGGGCGCGGAACGGGTGGGCCACGAGGACGACGCGGCCGTGCTGGTCATGGGCCACGACGACCCGCCCGCCGCCGCGCCGTAG
- a CDS encoding GntR family transcriptional regulator, with amino-acid sequence MPPHSSSAAGVPGDGDGPGGPPPVRQALSDSVYESIKAMVMDHEIAPGARVGIDALSRTLGVSPTPVREALARLESDGLVVKRALSGYRATELLTRQGLAELFEMRLLLEPRAAALAAANATEEQLDGLERIVEEMQDQPSPNGRYASYRDFAALDQRFHEAIGQAAHRPLLADAVQRLHAHLHIFRLGGVVGAGGPTVAEHERIVRAVLRRNPERAAEAMTEHLTRSMERQLPDGGEEDDGGEDEGRDGVTGPVTP; translated from the coding sequence ATGCCGCCGCACAGCTCTTCCGCGGCCGGGGTCCCGGGCGACGGCGACGGACCCGGCGGGCCGCCCCCCGTCCGGCAGGCGCTGTCGGACAGCGTGTACGAGAGCATCAAGGCGATGGTCATGGACCACGAGATCGCCCCCGGCGCCCGCGTCGGCATCGACGCGCTCTCCCGCACCCTCGGTGTCTCGCCCACCCCGGTCCGGGAGGCGCTGGCCCGGCTGGAGTCCGACGGCCTCGTGGTCAAGCGCGCCCTGTCCGGGTACCGGGCCACCGAGCTGCTGACCCGTCAGGGCCTCGCGGAACTCTTCGAGATGCGGCTGCTACTGGAACCGCGGGCCGCCGCCCTGGCCGCGGCCAACGCCACCGAGGAGCAACTCGACGGTCTGGAACGGATCGTGGAGGAGATGCAGGACCAGCCGAGCCCCAACGGGCGGTACGCGTCCTACCGCGACTTCGCCGCCCTCGACCAGCGCTTCCACGAGGCGATCGGACAGGCCGCGCACCGGCCGCTCCTCGCGGATGCCGTACAGCGCCTCCACGCGCACCTGCACATCTTCCGGCTCGGCGGCGTCGTCGGCGCCGGCGGCCCGACCGTCGCCGAGCACGAGCGGATCGTCCGGGCCGTGCTCCGCCGCAACCCCGAGCGGGCGGCCGAGGCGATGACCGAGCACCTCACCCGCAGCATGGAACGCCAGCTCCCGGACGGCGGCGAAGAGGACGACGGCGGCGAGGACGAGGGCCGCGACGGCGTCACAGGACCGGTCACTCCCTGA
- a CDS encoding carbohydrate-binding protein: protein MRPLRACLGAAAAVTLAAAGATALVASNASGATSSLSNRWYAAAPYLMPLDNNPPDAAAIMDATGLKAFQLAFVLAPSGGGCSPTWGGTAAVSSDTAVQSVINTIRAKGGDVSVSIGGYGGTKLGQTCADAASTAAAYQQVITKYGLHAIDFDLEEPEYENTAAIKNEIGAAKILQQNNPGLYVSVTTAGTADGTGWFGKQMLLEAKSQGFTPNNFSIMPFDGGFSGAASQTSALTNFNSILQSTFGWDQATAYAHEGFSGMNGRSDTGEYFTQADFQTVLDYATSHNMDRFTFWSLNRDRQCSPVDNNGTTSGTCSSVAQGAWDFAKFSVKFAGVTPPTTTPTPTPTPTPTPTSCKTAWSATAVYTAGNEVSYNSHNWKAKWWTQNEVPGASEWGPWQDEGAC from the coding sequence GTGAGACCCCTTCGCGCATGTCTGGGCGCGGCGGCCGCCGTCACCCTCGCCGCCGCCGGCGCCACCGCCCTCGTCGCGAGCAACGCCTCGGGCGCGACCAGCTCGCTGAGCAACCGGTGGTACGCGGCCGCCCCCTACCTGATGCCGCTGGACAACAACCCGCCGGACGCGGCCGCCATCATGGACGCCACCGGGCTCAAGGCCTTCCAGCTGGCGTTCGTCCTGGCCCCCAGCGGCGGCGGCTGCTCGCCCACCTGGGGCGGCACCGCGGCGGTCTCCTCGGACACCGCCGTCCAGTCGGTGATCAACACGATCCGCGCGAAGGGCGGCGACGTCTCCGTCTCCATCGGCGGCTACGGCGGCACCAAGCTGGGGCAGACCTGCGCGGACGCGGCCTCCACCGCGGCGGCCTACCAGCAGGTCATCACCAAGTACGGGCTGCACGCGATCGACTTCGACCTGGAGGAGCCGGAGTACGAGAACACCGCGGCGATCAAGAACGAGATCGGCGCCGCGAAGATCCTCCAGCAGAACAACCCCGGCCTGTACGTCTCGGTGACGACGGCCGGCACCGCGGACGGCACCGGCTGGTTCGGCAAGCAGATGCTGCTGGAGGCGAAGTCGCAGGGGTTCACGCCCAACAACTTCTCCATCATGCCCTTCGACGGCGGCTTCAGCGGGGCGGCCTCGCAGACCAGCGCGCTCACCAACTTCAACTCGATCCTGCAGTCCACCTTCGGCTGGGACCAGGCGACCGCCTACGCCCACGAGGGTTTCTCCGGGATGAACGGGCGCAGCGACACCGGTGAGTACTTCACCCAGGCCGACTTCCAGACCGTGCTCGACTACGCGACGAGCCACAACATGGACCGGTTCACGTTCTGGTCCCTGAACCGCGACCGCCAGTGCAGCCCGGTCGACAACAATGGCACCACGTCCGGGACCTGCTCCAGCGTGGCGCAGGGCGCCTGGGACTTCGCCAAGTTCTCGGTGAAGTTCGCCGGGGTCACCCCGCCGACCACCACGCCCACCCCGACGCCGACCCCGACGCCCACGCCCACCTCGTGCAAGACGGCCTGGAGCGCGACCGCGGTGTACACGGCCGGGAACGAGGTCTCGTACAACAGCCACAACTGGAAGGCCAAGTGGTGGACCCAGAACGAGGTGCCCGGCGCCTCGGAGTGGGGCCCCTGGCAGGACGAGGGCGCCTGCTGA
- a CDS encoding mandelate racemase/muconate lactonizing enzyme family protein: MSSTITAATARLVDIAVETDRTDAVQSFVKQETILVDLAMADGLAGTGYAYTIGTGGTSVLALLRDHLLPALVGQDARNVEALWQRLFALTRATTTGAITSLALAAVDTALWDARCKRAGEPLWRLAGGHRREVPVYDTEGGWLHLSTEDLVKGALRAQEAGWAGVKIKVGKPHPAEDAERLRAVREAVGPTLHVMTDANQSQTASSVLRLAAALEPYDPYWLEEPLPADDISGHARLARATRIPVAVGESMYSLMQFRSYLETGAASVVQADAARIGGITPWLKVAHLAESHNVAVCPHFLMELHVSLAAAVPNGGFVEYIPQLRAVTRTELAIRDGLAVAPDEPGIGIDWDPDALDDRRVA; the protein is encoded by the coding sequence ATGAGCAGCACCATCACGGCCGCGACCGCCCGGCTGGTCGACATCGCCGTCGAGACGGACCGCACCGACGCGGTGCAGTCCTTCGTCAAACAGGAGACGATCCTGGTCGACCTGGCGATGGCGGACGGTCTCGCGGGTACCGGCTACGCGTACACGATCGGCACCGGCGGCACCTCCGTCCTGGCCCTCCTGCGGGACCATCTGCTGCCCGCCCTCGTCGGGCAGGACGCCCGCAACGTCGAGGCGCTGTGGCAGCGGCTGTTCGCCCTGACCCGAGCCACCACCACCGGCGCCATCACCTCCCTCGCCCTCGCCGCCGTCGACACCGCCCTGTGGGACGCGCGCTGCAAGCGGGCCGGGGAACCGCTGTGGCGGCTGGCCGGCGGGCACCGCCGGGAGGTGCCGGTCTACGACACCGAGGGCGGCTGGCTCCACCTGAGCACCGAGGACCTGGTCAAGGGCGCCCTGCGGGCCCAGGAAGCGGGCTGGGCCGGCGTCAAGATCAAGGTGGGCAAGCCGCATCCCGCCGAGGACGCGGAGCGGCTGCGCGCCGTACGCGAGGCGGTCGGGCCCACGCTGCACGTCATGACCGACGCCAACCAGTCCCAGACGGCCTCCTCGGTGCTCCGGCTCGCGGCCGCGCTGGAGCCGTACGACCCGTACTGGCTGGAGGAGCCGCTGCCCGCGGACGACATCAGCGGCCACGCCCGACTCGCGCGGGCGACCCGGATCCCGGTGGCGGTCGGCGAGTCGATGTACTCGCTCATGCAGTTCCGCAGCTACCTGGAGACCGGTGCCGCCTCCGTCGTCCAGGCCGACGCCGCGCGGATCGGCGGTATCACCCCGTGGCTGAAGGTCGCGCACCTGGCCGAGAGCCACAACGTGGCGGTGTGCCCGCACTTCCTGATGGAGCTGCACGTCAGCCTCGCCGCCGCGGTGCCCAACGGCGGCTTCGTCGAGTACATCCCGCAACTGCGGGCCGTGACCCGGACCGAGCTGGCCATCCGCGACGGCCTGGCCGTGGCCCCGGACGAGCCGGGCATCGGCATCGACTGGGACCCGGACGCGCTCGACGACCGAAGGGTGGCATGA
- a CDS encoding YqjF family protein, whose translation METVAAEPVTPSTPRPVRVPTMVQGWHRLTFLHWPVAPEKVAGLLPAGTRPDTLDGVTYVGLVPFLMRGTGFGPGPGLPYLGTFCETNVRLYSVDGQGRRGVVFRSLDATRLLPVLVGRLGFGLPYVWSAMRLRREGDVVTYTCRRRRPAAASRAVVRIGAPVGEPSTLEHFLTARWGLHVTWHGRTAHLPNEHAPWPLHRAELLRLDDELVEAAGLPAMAGPPVSVLWSPGVKVRFGTLELLRPTR comes from the coding sequence ATGGAGACCGTGGCGGCCGAGCCCGTAACCCCGTCCACCCCACGCCCCGTCCGGGTGCCGACGATGGTGCAGGGGTGGCACCGACTGACCTTCCTGCACTGGCCGGTGGCGCCGGAGAAGGTGGCGGGGCTGCTGCCCGCCGGCACCCGCCCGGACACCCTGGACGGGGTCACCTACGTCGGGCTCGTCCCGTTCCTGATGCGGGGCACGGGCTTCGGGCCGGGGCCGGGACTGCCGTATCTGGGCACCTTCTGCGAGACGAACGTACGGCTGTACTCGGTGGACGGGCAGGGCCGGCGCGGGGTGGTGTTCAGGTCGCTGGACGCGACCCGGCTGCTCCCGGTGCTGGTGGGCCGGCTGGGGTTCGGACTGCCGTACGTCTGGTCCGCGATGCGGCTGCGCCGGGAGGGCGATGTGGTCACCTACACCTGTCGGCGGCGGCGCCCGGCGGCCGCGAGCCGGGCGGTCGTGCGGATCGGGGCGCCGGTCGGCGAGCCGTCGACGCTGGAACACTTCCTCACCGCCCGCTGGGGGCTGCACGTGACCTGGCACGGCCGCACCGCGCACCTGCCGAACGAGCATGCCCCCTGGCCGCTGCACCGGGCGGAACTCCTGCGGCTGGACGACGAGTTGGTGGAGGCGGCCGGCCTGCCGGCGATGGCCGGGCCACCGGTCAGCGTGCTCTGGTCGCCCGGCGTGAAGGTGCGGTTCGGGACGCTGGAACTGCTCCGCCCGACCAGGTAA
- a CDS encoding polysaccharide lyase family 7 protein yields the protein MNRSRLLAAPTAAGLALALTVLFGGSADAANPNVAPGGNFDLSIWQLQEPVGSPGSPTTIPSSRLQGANGYQDAYFYTDTRDGAMTFWAPEKGVTTPNSNYARSELREMNRDGSAANWSLSGSHRMSATLRVVSVTKNVCVGQIHLGTGGSSTKPLLELYYHSNGDIVLGTENSPDGGQTTHSVGHVSIGKTWTYTIAVSGGNTIDLTVNGTTTHYAIPSSFNPYKQYFKAGSYNQSSSDSTTNGARVAFYGLTVKHG from the coding sequence GTGAACCGTTCCCGGCTGCTCGCGGCACCCACCGCCGCGGGTCTCGCGCTCGCCCTCACCGTGCTGTTCGGCGGGAGCGCGGACGCGGCGAACCCGAACGTCGCGCCCGGCGGCAACTTCGACCTGTCCATATGGCAGCTCCAGGAGCCGGTCGGCTCCCCCGGCTCGCCGACCACCATCCCCTCGTCCCGGCTGCAGGGCGCGAACGGCTACCAGGACGCGTACTTCTACACCGACACCCGCGACGGGGCGATGACCTTCTGGGCGCCCGAGAAGGGCGTCACCACCCCGAACTCCAACTACGCCCGCTCCGAACTGCGCGAGATGAACCGGGACGGCAGCGCCGCCAACTGGTCGCTGAGCGGCAGCCACAGGATGAGCGCGACGCTGCGGGTGGTCTCGGTGACGAAGAACGTCTGCGTGGGCCAGATCCACCTCGGCACCGGCGGCTCCTCCACCAAGCCGCTGCTCGAGCTGTACTACCACTCCAACGGCGACATCGTGCTGGGCACCGAGAACTCCCCGGACGGCGGCCAGACCACGCACAGCGTGGGCCACGTGTCGATCGGCAAGACCTGGACGTACACCATCGCGGTCTCGGGTGGGAACACCATCGACCTGACGGTCAACGGCACCACGACCCACTACGCCATCCCGTCCTCCTTCAATCCGTACAAGCAGTACTTCAAGGCCGGCTCGTACAACCAGTCGTCCTCCGACAGCACGACCAACGGCGCCCGGGTCGCGTTCTACGGCCTGACCGTCAAACACGGCTGA
- a CDS encoding MASE1 domain-containing protein, whose translation MVGYQELRRPAVFALRTVAVATCYVAAGRLGLLCRLTVQGAVVTPVYPSTGVALACLLVFGLGCWPGVSLGALFLVLSLGPPGPDVVGIMVGNTAGPVCACVLLRRVGFRTDLGRLRDGVALVFLGALAAMLVSSTVDVVALFLAGKLAATHFWSIWLAWWAGDAMGVLIVTPVLLVLWEARRPPSAARWKEALALAVVTVALVTVATHSTLSALFLVYPVVIWAALRFRLAGSMLCALFTSVMAAIAARDGVGAFARLSPVSVMLKLQLFNGSLALTALLLSAVITEQHHTRRSVEEACKELAEVLEHLTAHGSPPGRAPTQPEPRRERGAR comes from the coding sequence GTGGTGGGTTACCAGGAGCTGCGTCGGCCGGCCGTCTTCGCCCTCCGGACGGTGGCCGTCGCCACCTGCTACGTCGCGGCGGGACGGCTCGGCCTGCTGTGCCGGCTCACCGTCCAGGGTGCCGTCGTCACCCCCGTCTATCCGTCGACCGGCGTGGCGCTGGCCTGTCTGCTGGTCTTCGGCCTGGGCTGCTGGCCGGGCGTCTCGCTCGGTGCCCTCTTCCTCGTGCTGTCGCTCGGCCCGCCCGGGCCCGACGTCGTGGGCATCATGGTCGGCAATACGGCGGGGCCGGTCTGCGCCTGCGTGCTGCTGCGCCGGGTCGGCTTCCGCACCGACCTGGGCCGGCTGCGGGACGGCGTCGCCCTGGTGTTCCTCGGTGCGCTGGCCGCCATGCTGGTCAGCTCCACCGTCGACGTGGTCGCCCTGTTCCTGGCCGGCAAGCTCGCCGCGACCCACTTCTGGTCGATCTGGCTGGCGTGGTGGGCGGGCGACGCGATGGGCGTACTGATCGTCACCCCGGTCCTGCTGGTGCTCTGGGAAGCCCGACGGCCGCCGTCCGCGGCCCGGTGGAAGGAGGCACTGGCCCTCGCGGTCGTCACGGTCGCCCTGGTCACGGTGGCCACGCACAGCACCCTGAGCGCGCTGTTCCTCGTCTACCCGGTGGTGATCTGGGCCGCGCTGCGGTTCCGGCTGGCGGGGAGCATGCTGTGCGCCCTGTTCACGTCGGTCATGGCGGCGATCGCCGCGCGGGACGGCGTCGGCGCGTTCGCCCGGCTCTCCCCGGTGAGCGTGATGCTGAAGCTGCAGCTGTTCAACGGCTCGCTGGCGCTGACCGCGCTGCTGCTGTCGGCCGTCATCACCGAGCAGCACCACACCCGGCGCTCCGTCGAGGAGGCCTGCAAGGAACTGGCCGAGGTTCTGGAACACCTCACCGCGCACGGCTCCCCACCGGGGCGGGCCCCGACGCAGCCGGAACCGCGGCGCGAGCGCGGCGCGCGGTGA
- a CDS encoding GNAT family N-acetyltransferase, which produces MDITIHRPGELTEPLRRAWHHAMDESPEYANPFLAPEFTIGVGRHRAGVRVAVLREGGEPVGFLPYERNALGVGRAVGLGLSDCQALVHRPGVLWDAQELLSACGMSIFEFDHLVAEQRPFAPHVTGTFASPVIDVKPGDGGYPEWLRATYPGLAKTTLKKERRLGRDLGDLRFEPDERDPAALRTLMRWKSAQYRRTGRMDRFARPWIVDLVDHLFHVREEHFTGLLSVLYAGDRPVAAHFGPRSATVLAAWFTAYDPELHYYSPGLMMHLRTAEAAARGGVTLVDLGRGDKEYKDWLKTRELRVGEGFATRTHPVAAAHRLWRRPVRGLRNTVLAHPRLRDPADRLLKKVGTLRAARRPDGMREG; this is translated from the coding sequence GTGGACATCACGATCCACAGACCCGGCGAGCTGACCGAGCCGCTCCGCCGGGCCTGGCACCACGCGATGGACGAGTCACCGGAGTACGCCAACCCCTTTCTGGCCCCGGAGTTCACCATCGGCGTCGGCAGGCACCGGGCCGGTGTACGGGTGGCGGTCCTGCGCGAGGGCGGCGAACCCGTCGGCTTCCTCCCGTACGAGCGCAACGCCCTGGGGGTCGGCCGGGCCGTCGGCCTCGGCCTCTCCGACTGCCAGGCGCTGGTGCACCGGCCCGGAGTCCTCTGGGACGCCCAGGAGCTGCTGAGCGCCTGCGGGATGTCCATCTTCGAGTTCGACCACCTGGTCGCCGAACAGAGACCTTTCGCCCCTCATGTGACCGGCACCTTCGCCTCGCCGGTGATCGACGTGAAGCCCGGCGACGGCGGTTACCCCGAGTGGCTGCGCGCAACCTACCCGGGCCTGGCGAAGACCACGCTGAAGAAGGAACGGCGCCTCGGCCGCGACCTCGGCGACCTGCGCTTCGAGCCCGACGAGCGCGACCCCGCGGCCCTGCGCACCCTGATGCGCTGGAAGTCCGCCCAGTACCGGCGGACCGGCCGCATGGACCGCTTCGCCCGCCCCTGGATCGTCGACCTGGTGGACCACCTCTTCCACGTCCGCGAGGAACACTTCACCGGACTGCTGTCCGTGCTCTACGCCGGCGACCGGCCGGTGGCCGCGCACTTCGGCCCGCGGTCGGCCACCGTGCTCGCCGCCTGGTTCACCGCCTACGACCCCGAGCTGCACTACTACTCACCGGGGCTGATGATGCATCTGCGCACCGCCGAGGCGGCGGCCCGCGGCGGTGTCACCCTCGTCGACCTCGGGCGTGGCGACAAGGAGTACAAGGACTGGCTCAAGACCCGCGAACTGCGGGTGGGCGAGGGCTTCGCCACCCGCACCCATCCGGTGGCCGCGGCGCACCGCCTGTGGCGCCGGCCGGTCCGCGGGCTGCGCAACACCGTCCTCGCCCATCCCCGGCTGCGCGACCCGGCGGACCGGCTGCTCAAGAAGGTCGGCACGCTGCGTGCGGCCCGCCGCCCGGACGGCATGCGCGAGGGGTGA